TAGCTTCCAGCTTTTTAGGGATGGCAGGCTCATTATCCAGCATCGCTAGGGCATCCTCTATTATAAAAATATCTTCAACAGGGATGCAGTATATCATTTTAACTGATTTTGCCCTTAATGGCACTGCTGCAGTGATGATTACAGCTAATGGTTTAGAAAGCATACAGGATATCCATGATAATAAAAACTTAACAACAGCAGAAAAAATAGATGCTATCGTTAAAATTTTAGGACAATTGACATTAACTGCAGGATTGCTGGTGCTAAGCAGTAAAAACTTAAAAGGAGCAGAATTAGAGAAACTGCCAAAGGTAAAAAGACAAACATCCAAGCAAACCTCAAAAAAACCTTACAACCCGGAGCAGCATAGCGAATTTATTGATACGCCAGAAAATTTAATGGGCGGAAAATTACCTAAAAACACAGTCAGCAATAAACCAGCAGTACACGCTCTAGAGAATACTTATAAACAACCCGATTTTAATAAGTTCCTAAAATCTGTTGAAACCGGTTTTCCATCTGATGAAATAGCAAAACAGGCTTATGATTTATTTAAAAATAAAAACTGGAAACAATTAGAACAATTGTTTACGGATAAGAATCTCAATGGAAACTGGCCTCCAAACCGTGGAGCAACAAGCACCCTAGAGGTTACCTTAAAAGAAGGAAGCATTTTTGACAGATATGGTGGATGGATCGATGAAAATGGAGTTTTCCAGGATAGAGGAACCTTTGCAGGAAAAGATGGTACACCTTATACAGACAGAGCTTTACCTAAAGGAACAGATAGTAAAACTTATACAAGGTATAAAGTATTGAAAGATATCACTCAAGTCAGTGAAGGAGAAATCATCCCTTGGTTTGGAGAAAAAGGTGGAGGTATTCAGTATGAACTGCCGGCATCTATCAATGATTTAATAAAAGAAGGATATATAAAACCTATCGGTAAAACATCAAAAAATACTAATTTAGCTAAAGCAAGATCCCTTAAAGGGAAAAAAATTAGAAATAATAAAAATGAGGAAGAAAATTTAGTAAAAGACGATAAAGCCACCATCATAAGCAAAGCTGCAGTAGATGATATAGATGCCATTATTGACTTAAGAAAAAAACAAGCTATTGAGTTTTATCTTAAACATAATCCTGATATGAAAATGAGAGATATTGAATCTCATATTGCAGGGATTGACTTTAGTAGCCCAATCGAAATCGTTAAACTGCCAAAAGGAACAGAATTAATACAATACACAAAGGTAAATACGGAAGGAACGGTATTAAGAGGAGACTATTATACTGATAATCCGCTCAATACACCGAATGAGCTTGGAGTTTCAGATAAGTATAATGTCAGAGATCCTAATAATGGTTGGAAACAAACGCAAGAGCTAAGAGATGTTAATAAAGAAATAACTAAATTACCAAAAGATGCAGAAGCCTTAAGAAGTACTTCAGCTAAAATTGATGACACATGGTCAAGAATTGACTCAGAAGGTAACCCTATCTCAGTTCATACAGAAGGTGGTGGAAGCCAGCTATATATACCAAAAACTCAATTTAATTAAACAAAATAGATAAATGTATACAGATTTAGAAGACAAGTTAACGAAAAATTATTATCGTGAAATAGTTGGAAAAGCCTTATTACAGGCAAAAGAAGAATACGAAAGATCTCCTGATAATCCAATGAATGTTTCTTTTTATAATCAATTACTGGATATCAAAAAAACAGTCATTGACAATAATGAAGTTTATACAAAAGACGAAGCTTATCAAAAATATCCAATGGCAGTAATGATAGCAAGAAATTTTGTTGCAGAAGAAGCCAATACAGATTATGCCAATATGCTGAAAGATATCGTCTGGGGAATATCACTATATCCCACTATGATTGAAGGATAAAAAATTGATATAAAAACTCAAAATCATGTTAGATAAGCTTTTAAAAACAAAGTTTATCATTAAGAATGTATTAAAACTTATAACTAATCAGATATGATCATAAAAAACGAAATAACCAGGCAAAAATTATTTGATGGCGATGAACAAGAATGTCTAAAAGAAATTTTTGAAATTGAAAATCAGAAAATCAAACTGATTGATTTTTATAACAGTCCGTTAAGAGATTTAAAAAAAGAAATAGATAATGAAAGTTTTGAAACCATTGTCAGAGAAAGTGGATTGAATGTAAAAAACACTTTCATTGAAAAATATGTATCTGAAGAGGGATTGGAAGTTCATTATCTGAAAAAGAATGATGGGATCTATCTGTTTTCCTATGGAGAATTTCAGCCCGGAAGGTATATGCTATTTTTAGAAGGTATTTATCATTAAACAAAAAATAAAATCAGAGCAGATTATTTCTGCTCTGATTGTTTTTGTGCTCAACATTGTAGGCGTAAAATGCTTATTCTGTTTTGAAATAAACAGGCCGAAATTACCTCAGTAGTAATACAATATCAAAGTTTTAACCAAAAAAATCCCGAATTAACGGGATTTTAATTTCTTATATTTAAATTTATTTGATCTCAACAGGAACTGAAATTTTGTCCCAATCCATTGTGATTCCATTATTGTTTACTTTATACACTAAAGCTTCCTGTGTTGCCGGTAAAGCTTTTGTTTTTACATCCACACGTAAAGCATCTTTAGCCTGTTCGTATTTATAAGCGCCCCATTGTTTTGGCTCTTTGTTAAAAATTGCGGTCCAGGTTCCGCTTTGTTTAGGGATTAAGAAAAAGCTGTATTTACCTGCAGGCAGTTTTTTACCCTGAACGGTAATGTCTTTATCCGTTTCGAAGGTCGTTGCTTCATTGGCTCCCGCACGCCAAACTTTATCATAAGCTTCTAATCCGCCCCAGATTGTACGCCCTTTAACAGAAGGACTGCTATAAGCAATTGTAATGGTAGCATCTTTAATTTTTCCCGTAGCAGTAGCCGGAGGGCTGGCAGGTTTTTTAGTTTCCTGTGCAAAAGCATTTACTGAAAGCGTCACTGCTGCGAAAAGTACTGTAGCAGATTTAATCATTGTTTTCATATTATTTTTATTTGTTTGTTTTTATTATTGTTCGTTTACGAATTTACTGCTTTCGGTTTATAAAACAGTAATCCAATTGTAGAAAATATAATGACTGCCGCTGCCCCGATTACATTAAGCCAAAGGAAAGAAACGATATCTAGCTGATACACGGCAATAACCGTAATTTCAGATAAAATGGCAGCAATAAATACATTCGCACCATTGATCTTTTTGTAATAAAATGCGACCAGAAAAATTCCCAATATCGGTCCGTAGAAAAGAGAACCCAATACATTAACCGCTTCAATAAGGGAACCCATCTGCGTGGCAAACATGGCTACACCGATTGAAAAAATACCCCAGGCTAAAGTATGCAGTCGGCTGTACTTCAATTCGGTGGCATCATCCGGAATATCTTTTCTAAATATCAAATGAACATCTTTTAATGAGCAGGCGGCAAGAGAATTCAGTGCAGCTGAAATGGAACCCCAGCTGGCCAGAAAAATGACAGCAAACAGTAAACCGATCATTCCTACAGGCAAGGTGTTTTTCACGAAATACAGAAAAATGTAATTCGTATCCGTTTTCTCCGCATTATAGTTTGAATGATTGATCGCTTCCTCTACCCTTCCGTGAAGTTCTTTTACCTGGGTTTGAGTATTTTTAAAATCCTGAATCGTTTTTTTGAGTTGGGGAGATTGAGTTTCTTTCAGCTTTAGAATTTCTTTCGATTCTGCATTAAATTTTATTTGTAAATCCTGATGTTCTTTTTCGAAAACGGCAGCCTGTTCAGGTTTTGTTTCCTTTAAATATTGGTAAGAGCGTTCGTTAAAATAAATCGGAGCCGGTTTTAGAGAAAAGAATGCGAAAAGCAAAGCACCAATCAGAAGAATAGCAAATTGCATCGGGATTTTCACCAATCCGTTCAACAGCAAACCCATTTTTGCGTTGGTATTGTCTTTCGCAGTGATATATCTCCCAACCTGACTCTGGTCTGTACCAAAATAAGAAAGCGCAAGAAAGAAACCACCAATAAGCCCGCTCCAGATATTGTATTTATCTTTCCAATCGAATTCTGTAGTGATTACATTGAGCTTTCCGGATTTCCCCGCCAGATAAAGCGCATCTTTAAAACCGATTCCATTCGGCATATTTTGAATAAGCAAATAACCTGCAAAGGCCATTGTTCCCAGAATAATAAGAAACTGTAATTTTTGGGTGTGAGCAATTGCTTTTGCTCCGCCAACATAGGTATAAATCAGCAGAATACCACCTGTCAGAACATTGGTTAAATAAATATTCCAGTTTAAAACACTTGATAAGATGATACTTGGAGCATAAATGCTGATTCCTGTGGATAAGCCTCTTGAAAAAAGAAATAGCAGTGAAGTGAGTACCCTTGTTTTTTTATCAAAACGGTTTTCTAAATATTCGTAGGCGGTGTAAACATTTAAGCGTTGAAAAATTGGGATGAAAGTAATGCAGATAACAATCATCGCCAAAGGCAAACCAAAGTAATACTGCACGAAACGCATACCGTCTGTATATGCCTGGCCTGGTGCTGAAAGAAATGTAATGGCACTTGCCTGCGTGGCCATAATCCCTAAAAGGACAATATACCAAGGCATTTTATTATCTGCTTTCAGGTAGGATGCGTTGCTTTTTTGCCCACGACCGATAAATACGCCGTAAACCACCACTGCAACAAGGGTAAAAATAAGAACTGTCCAATCTATATTACTCATGCCCAGAATTTAGTAAACCAATAATAAAATGCAATCTGCAATACTAATGCAGCTGCTAATAATATATACCACGTATTCCAATTTTTAAATTGTTTGTTCATCAGTTTTTCTGTGCAGATAAAAAGTTTAAAAATAAACGTGCCGCTCCAACATTTCCCGCAGGCAGCTGTCTGAAAAATGCCAATGGAGTATAAATAAAATTACCCTTTCCGTATTTGGCATATAAAGTTGATCCCTGCAGAGGCTCCTCATCTGCATCGTGCATTTCAAAAAGCGGTTCATACGCAGCATCCCATTGAGCAGGGAAATAAGCGCCACGCTCCTGTACCCAGCCTTTAAAATCATCCGTAGTAATTTTGTTTGGAAAGTTCAGTAATTTATGATTGGGATTTAACAACGTAACCTTGGCATTTTCTTCAGTAACCCGCTTATTGGCAATACTGAAATTGTACATTCCCAATTTGTCAACGGTGGTATCCTGATTAGTATTATACTGCATCATCAAATTGCCTCCAGCTTTTACATAAGACCATAAAAAAGGCATCCATCGCCCCAGCTTTTTCTCAGTGTTATTGGCACGAATACCCAATACGATGGCATCATATTGAGACAGCTTGCTTTGGCTACCGTTTTTGCCGGATTCATCTATGTTTCCATAAAAATCTTCGTCCTTCAGCACATCTACCTGAATCCCTGCAATGCGTAGGAACTCAGGAATGAAATCGCCCGCACCTTCTATGTAGCCCACTTTTTTAACATTCGCCTGAATATCACTTTTCATTACAGTTACAGTGGCAGGCGCAAAATATTGTAAGGAGGGTAAATGCGGGTACTGAATTAATACCTGTTTTTTATTATAGGTTACTCCATCTGCAACAAAATTGGCATCCAATGGCAAACGAGCCGAATGTATTGCGGCAAGCTTAGCTTTTGGAATAACATAATCGATGGTAGTATCTTTTCCATTGAGCGAACTTACCTCAGCACTGCCTAACCGCTCTCCGTTATACATCAGGTTGAGAATACCATTACTGTACTGTTTGTTAGAATTAATCTTAACATTTAAACTCAAAGGCAAATCTTCATTTTCTTTAACCCAATAAAGTGGTTGCGTAAATTTCAGTTCCAATGCAGGAACAATACGCAAGGCCTCAACCACATCACCACGCACAGGATCTAATTTCTTGAACGATAAAGGAAGTTTAACCTGAAACTTTTCTGAACCGATTTTTACATCAAGTAAAACATTCAGTGGTGATTCTGCCTCTGGCAAACCGACTAAAGTATCATTGGGAACAGAGAACGTTGCCGCATTCACCGCTGGTTTTGCCAACCAGTAAGGTTCTGTAAGCGCTGCATCTGCAGGAATCTGTATGTCATGCTGAATGGTAATTAAAGAATCTTTTGATAGTTTTCTGTTGAAGCTTTCTGATTGATTTAACCATTTAATATTTTCTAAAACAACCGAGTTTGTAGCTCTTGAGATCAAATTTAACCTGAAATTGTAATGATCTCCGGCAACTGCTTCAGCCTGGTTGGTAACCACCTCACCCATAAATCCGGCACAGCTTAAAATAATATTGTCGAGAGATTTTATTTTATCCTTTTTCAGATCTCCATCTTTTAATGCCATCACCTTTTTTCGCAAAGCAAGCAAAGCAGGTAAGCTGAGGTCTGGATTATTGAAATTGAAAGCGGAAATAATTGCATCTAATGATTGGTCAATATCAGCATTTCCTTGTGAAGTCCAGGTTTTAACAATTCCATCGAAAAGCGTTGTTTTTGCCGGCTCACCGATAACATGGGAGAAATATTCTGTTCTGATCCCGGCTACAGACTGTGTTCCGGCACCCTGGCTTTTATGTAAACTTCTGCTTAATCCTGCCAATTCACCATAGCCCATTCCCAGTTGTGCATCATATTGCCCAACGGTAACTTTCAGTTGATTTTCAGCGGTTGTATTCACTCCGCCAAAGCGGAAAGTATTCCACAATACACGTTTTGGCTGCCATGCATTAACATATTTTAGTTGATCCGGGAAAGCGGTTTTATCACCTGCAAGCTTAAAAGCTTTTTCCGCAACCACAGCCGAAGCCGCATGCTGTCCGTGACCTGCCGCAGCAGTAGGAGGAAAACGACAAATGATAACATCAGGACGGAATTTACGGATTACCCAGACTACATCCGCTGTGATACTGTCTGCATCCCATTGTTTAAAAGTATCAGTTGTATTTTTAGAGAACCCGAAATCAATCGCACGGGTAAAAAACTGTTGGGCGCCATCTAACTTTCTTGCCTCTAAAAGCTCATGTGTTCTGATTAATCCCAATGCGGCACCTTGTTCCGTTCCTAATAAATTCTGACCACCATCTCCTCTGGTTAAAGACAAATAACCCGTTTCTACGTTTTGGTCGTTGATTAACCAGGAGAGTAATCCCGTATTTTCATCATCGGGATGAGCCGCAAGGTATAAAACTTTAGGAAGATGTTTCAGCGTTTTGATTTCACGGTAAATTTCAGATGATTTTGAAGGCCGAACCTGTTGAGCCGAACAAAAAACCGTATAAAAACCAAGGATACATACAGTAATTACTTTTTTGAACATGTGAATTTGCTTTGCGAGGCAAATATAAGTAAATCATCTTTCTTTCAACATTAAAAGAAAAAGTACCTGAAAATCCCAAACATTCTATTATATTTTTCGTAGGATATTTACATAGGGTTGAAAAAATTAAAAACCAATGATATCACTTTAATTGTCTTTAATGCTTACAATTAAATTGCAATACCCTTGACCTACAAGATAATGATTTGATAAAAATGAAGCTTTGTAAAATAGATAATGTTTAAAATTATTTTTTGATTAAAAAGATAAGCGCAAAGTTCATTACTAATTCTGCTTTATTTTAAGTGAGCAAAATGATACAACTTTCTCGCTGATGAAGCAGTATGCTTATGCCTACTTCAGCAAATCAACGAAGTAGGCTCAATCCTTCACTTTCCTAAAATCAACAATTTCAAAAATGAAAGTTTTGCATCAAAAGCCCATCATCAATACATTGTTTTTTCAATCAAACACCAATAAAGAATATTATTTATAGAAAAATAGAATTTTACATTAATAATTTTAATCCAGTTTAAAATATCAAAATCAGATAAAATATTACAAATTAGTTAATTTTCATCAATTATAAAGGCATAGTTTTTTATTATCCATAAAAAAAGTTATATTTGACATACAACATAAATCACCCTAATATGAAAACAAAATTTACACAATTCTGTGCGATCCTTATTTCGGGATTCTCGTTTGCCCAAGTAGGGTTCAATACAACTTCACCCAAAACAATAGTGGATGTATCTGCTAAAAGAGATACTTCAGGGCTGATTACGGATAACACCCAAACATTCGGATTACAGGCCCCGAGGCTTACAAGAGCTGAGCTTACAGCCAATACAGCTACCTATGGCAGTGATCAGAGTGGCGCATTAATTTATATTACGGACGTTACGGGTGGAGATGCTACAGGACAACGTGTCAATGTCATTGCTATGGGCTATTATTATTTTGATGGATCTGTATGGCAGAGACTTACGCAAGCAACAAACCCCATCTCTCCTGCAATTTCTGCATTACAATGTACTTCAGCTTACTTAAGTCCTTCTACCTACACTGCCGGTATCCCCTTCACCGGAAACCTAAAAGTTACCTATAGTCAAGGAAACGGAGGTTCATATAATTCAGGAACTCCTTTTACCGTAAACGGATTAACCTTCCAGCTAAGACCCGGCACTCTGGAGTTTGGTGATGGCGAATTGGTATTCTCAGTGAGTGGAACCCCTACCACGGCTAATGATATGACTCTTCCCCTAAACAGTACTGCAGTTCCTTTCTTAACAGCAGTACAAAACTGTACCGCTACCGTAGGAAATAGCAGCCGGGCAGACATTGCACCTGTTGCTGCAATGGGATATCCTACCTTGACAAGCGATCCCAACGGGAAACAAGCGTATACCTTCCCTCTTGCAACCCCGGATGGTAAGTATTCCATCAGGGTAATATTTGATA
This region of Chryseobacterium culicis genomic DNA includes:
- a CDS encoding DUF2911 domain-containing protein, whose translation is MKTMIKSATVLFAAVTLSVNAFAQETKKPASPPATATGKIKDATITIAYSSPSVKGRTIWGGLEAYDKVWRAGANEATTFETDKDITVQGKKLPAGKYSFFLIPKQSGTWTAIFNKEPKQWGAYKYEQAKDALRVDVKTKALPATQEALVYKVNNNGITMDWDKISVPVEIK
- a CDS encoding sodium:solute symporter, giving the protein MSNIDWTVLIFTLVAVVVYGVFIGRGQKSNASYLKADNKMPWYIVLLGIMATQASAITFLSAPGQAYTDGMRFVQYYFGLPLAMIVICITFIPIFQRLNVYTAYEYLENRFDKKTRVLTSLLFLFSRGLSTGISIYAPSIILSSVLNWNIYLTNVLTGGILLIYTYVGGAKAIAHTQKLQFLIILGTMAFAGYLLIQNMPNGIGFKDALYLAGKSGKLNVITTEFDWKDKYNIWSGLIGGFFLALSYFGTDQSQVGRYITAKDNTNAKMGLLLNGLVKIPMQFAILLIGALLFAFFSLKPAPIYFNERSYQYLKETKPEQAAVFEKEHQDLQIKFNAESKEILKLKETQSPQLKKTIQDFKNTQTQVKELHGRVEEAINHSNYNAEKTDTNYIFLYFVKNTLPVGMIGLLFAVIFLASWGSISAALNSLAACSLKDVHLIFRKDIPDDATELKYSRLHTLAWGIFSIGVAMFATQMGSLIEAVNVLGSLFYGPILGIFLVAFYYKKINGANVFIAAILSEITVIAVYQLDIVSFLWLNVIGAAAVIIFSTIGLLFYKPKAVNS
- a CDS encoding PIG-L family deacetylase; the encoded protein is MFKKVITVCILGFYTVFCSAQQVRPSKSSEIYREIKTLKHLPKVLYLAAHPDDENTGLLSWLINDQNVETGYLSLTRGDGGQNLLGTEQGAALGLIRTHELLEARKLDGAQQFFTRAIDFGFSKNTTDTFKQWDADSITADVVWVIRKFRPDVIICRFPPTAAAGHGQHAASAVVAEKAFKLAGDKTAFPDQLKYVNAWQPKRVLWNTFRFGGVNTTAENQLKVTVGQYDAQLGMGYGELAGLSRSLHKSQGAGTQSVAGIRTEYFSHVIGEPAKTTLFDGIVKTWTSQGNADIDQSLDAIISAFNFNNPDLSLPALLALRKKVMALKDGDLKKDKIKSLDNIILSCAGFMGEVVTNQAEAVAGDHYNFRLNLISRATNSVVLENIKWLNQSESFNRKLSKDSLITIQHDIQIPADAALTEPYWLAKPAVNAATFSVPNDTLVGLPEAESPLNVLLDVKIGSEKFQVKLPLSFKKLDPVRGDVVEALRIVPALELKFTQPLYWVKENEDLPLSLNVKINSNKQYSNGILNLMYNGERLGSAEVSSLNGKDTTIDYVIPKAKLAAIHSARLPLDANFVADGVTYNKKQVLIQYPHLPSLQYFAPATVTVMKSDIQANVKKVGYIEGAGDFIPEFLRIAGIQVDVLKDEDFYGNIDESGKNGSQSKLSQYDAIVLGIRANNTEKKLGRWMPFLWSYVKAGGNLMMQYNTNQDTTVDKLGMYNFSIANKRVTEENAKVTLLNPNHKLLNFPNKITTDDFKGWVQERGAYFPAQWDAAYEPLFEMHDADEEPLQGSTLYAKYGKGNFIYTPLAFFRQLPAGNVGAARLFLNFLSAQKN